One Lacunisphaera limnophila DNA window includes the following coding sequences:
- a CDS encoding gamma-butyrobetaine hydroxylase-like domain-containing protein has product MPSPVDVQLIGPEVAIRWDDGQESYITFATLRAASPSAEVKGERDIFGTVYGGEAPRDYRGVEVTGWERVGNYAIRFDFSDGHRTGLYAYELLRKLGEAPK; this is encoded by the coding sequence ATGCCCTCCCCTGTTGACGTGCAACTCATCGGCCCCGAGGTCGCCATCCGCTGGGATGACGGCCAGGAAAGCTACATCACCTTCGCCACGCTGCGGGCGGCTTCGCCGAGCGCGGAGGTCAAGGGCGAGCGCGACATCTTCGGCACGGTCTATGGCGGCGAAGCCCCGCGGGACTACCGCGGCGTCGAGGTGACCGGCTGGGAACGCGTGGGCAACTACGCGATCCGCTTCGATTTCAGCGACGGCCACCGCACGGGGCTGTATGCCTACGAGCTGTTGCGGAAGCTGGGGGAAGCCCCGAAGTAG
- a CDS encoding Gfo/Idh/MocA family protein: protein MNVPSFSGYSRRQFLKTGAAASLLPLLGSLTPVFAAGSDRIRVGLVGCGGRGMGAVRNCLAADPSVQLVALGDAFADRVDGAMKEFTQGGKGEGRAPLPADQFAVTRERCFTGFDAYKQVMASGIDLVLLVTPPQFRPLHLQAAVDAGLHVFMEKPVAVDPMGARLVIRVAEIAAQKKLAIVAGTQRRHSADYLETMARIKDGAIGELTGGSCYWMQEGLWHNGRKPEWTEMEYQMRNWLYFTWLSGDHIVEQHMHNIDVMNWAFGGPPVKAYGMGGRQSRTDAKYGDAWDHFAIEFEYANGARVQSMCRQVPGTSTRVSERLTGTKGSADPSGTIRGEQPWKYSGQLVNPYDQEHIDLIRSIRAGTPLNEGKQVAESTLTAILGRMSAYTGREVSYGWLLANSKLDLTPAAYAFGDAPAVKVPVPGETPLV from the coding sequence ATGAATGTCCCCTCGTTCTCCGGTTATTCGCGCCGCCAGTTCCTCAAGACCGGTGCCGCCGCCTCGCTTCTCCCGTTGCTCGGTTCCCTCACGCCGGTCTTCGCCGCCGGTTCCGACCGCATCCGCGTCGGGCTCGTCGGCTGCGGCGGCCGCGGCATGGGCGCCGTGCGCAACTGCCTCGCGGCCGACCCCTCGGTCCAGCTCGTGGCCCTCGGCGACGCCTTCGCCGACCGCGTGGACGGGGCGATGAAGGAATTCACCCAGGGGGGAAAGGGCGAGGGCCGGGCCCCGCTGCCCGCCGATCAGTTTGCCGTGACGCGCGAGCGCTGTTTCACCGGCTTTGACGCCTACAAGCAGGTGATGGCCTCCGGCATCGATCTGGTGCTCCTGGTCACGCCGCCGCAGTTCCGCCCGCTGCACCTGCAGGCGGCCGTCGATGCGGGGTTGCACGTGTTCATGGAGAAGCCCGTGGCCGTGGATCCCATGGGCGCCCGGCTGGTCATCCGCGTGGCGGAAATCGCCGCGCAAAAGAAGCTCGCGATCGTCGCCGGCACGCAGCGCCGGCACTCGGCGGATTACCTCGAGACCATGGCCCGGATCAAGGACGGTGCCATCGGCGAGCTCACCGGCGGCTCCTGCTACTGGATGCAGGAGGGCCTCTGGCACAACGGCCGCAAGCCGGAGTGGACGGAGATGGAATACCAGATGCGCAACTGGCTCTATTTTACCTGGCTGAGCGGCGATCACATCGTCGAGCAGCACATGCACAACATCGACGTGATGAACTGGGCCTTCGGCGGCCCCCCGGTGAAGGCCTACGGCATGGGCGGGCGCCAGAGCCGCACCGACGCGAAGTACGGCGATGCCTGGGATCATTTCGCCATCGAGTTTGAATACGCCAACGGCGCGCGGGTGCAGAGCATGTGCCGCCAGGTGCCCGGCACCTCGACGCGCGTCAGCGAGCGTCTCACCGGCACGAAGGGCTCGGCCGATCCGTCGGGCACGATCCGCGGCGAGCAGCCGTGGAAATACTCCGGCCAGCTCGTGAATCCCTACGATCAGGAGCACATCGACCTGATCCGCAGTATTCGCGCCGGCACGCCGCTCAACGAGGGCAAGCAGGTCGCCGAGTCCACGCTGACCGCCATCCTCGGCCGCATGTCCGCCTACACGGGCCGCGAGGTCAGCTACGGCTGGTTGCTCGCCAACTCGAAGCTCGACCTCACGCCCGCGGCCTACGCCTTCGGCGATGCCCCCGCGGTGAAGGTACCGGTCCCCGGCGAGACCCCGCTGGTCTGA
- a CDS encoding arabinose ABC transporter substrate-binding protein has product MKIPAPLVLILLSAGLLAGCSKQTATPAPASAPAKIKIGFLVKQPEEPWFQFEWKGADAAAKQYGFEVVKLGVTDGEKVMTAIDSLVAGGAQGFVICTPDVRLGPAIAARAKLKGLKLITVDDQFVSADGKFMTEVPYLGMSASKIGAAQGEALYAEMQRRGWPVAETAVCAITFEELDTARERTDASIAALRAAGFPADRIFKAPQKTTDIPGSLDAANILLTQHPDVKRWLVLGMNDNAVLGAIRATEGRGFTAENVIGIGINGTDCIDELRKAKPTGFHGSMLVSAPQEGFQTAEMLYHWIKDGTVPPADTRTSGILITRENFEQVLRKEGIID; this is encoded by the coding sequence ATGAAAATCCCCGCCCCACTGGTCCTGATCCTCCTGAGCGCCGGTCTGCTGGCCGGTTGCAGCAAACAAACCGCCACGCCCGCGCCCGCCTCCGCGCCGGCGAAGATCAAGATCGGTTTCCTGGTGAAGCAGCCCGAGGAACCCTGGTTCCAGTTCGAATGGAAGGGTGCCGATGCGGCCGCGAAGCAGTACGGTTTCGAGGTGGTGAAGCTCGGCGTGACCGACGGCGAGAAGGTCATGACCGCCATCGACAGCCTCGTGGCCGGCGGGGCGCAGGGTTTCGTGATCTGCACGCCCGATGTCCGCCTCGGGCCCGCCATCGCGGCGCGCGCGAAACTCAAGGGGCTCAAGCTCATCACCGTGGACGACCAGTTCGTGTCGGCCGACGGCAAGTTCATGACCGAGGTGCCCTACCTCGGCATGTCGGCCAGCAAGATCGGCGCCGCACAGGGCGAGGCGCTTTACGCGGAGATGCAGCGCCGCGGCTGGCCGGTGGCGGAGACCGCTGTGTGCGCCATCACCTTCGAGGAACTCGACACCGCGCGCGAGCGCACCGACGCCTCCATCGCCGCCCTCCGGGCCGCGGGGTTTCCGGCCGACCGCATTTTCAAGGCACCGCAAAAGACCACCGACATCCCGGGCAGCCTCGATGCCGCCAACATCCTGCTCACCCAGCACCCGGACGTGAAGCGCTGGCTCGTCCTCGGCATGAACGACAACGCCGTGCTCGGCGCCATCCGCGCGACCGAGGGCCGCGGCTTCACCGCGGAGAACGTGATCGGCATCGGCATCAACGGCACCGACTGCATCGACGAGTTGCGCAAGGCGAAGCCCACCGGCTTCCACGGCTCGATGCTCGTCTCCGCCCCGCAGGAGGGCTTCCAGACCGCCGAGATGCTCTATCATTGGATCAAGGACGGCACCGTCCCGCCGGCCGACACCCGCACCAGCGGCATCCTGATCACCCGCGAAAATTTCGAACAGGTGCTGCGGAAGGAAGGGATCATCGATTGA
- a CDS encoding DUF4365 domain-containing protein has protein sequence MAKTRSQQQAVGAKAEASAVWVAEASENWIVRHQVQHDFGMDIELELAIPAVAGELIKLQVKSTTTATQKQGRVACQLPKDLVHIGENLRIPLVLVWMDRSKERAWYLWVQRWWLSQRQEGVRFQDLPESITVWIPSAHDFRRGLTGELQQMARGETHEQLVLSLSDTVRAASRQDNAKMLTTLTDLLVEVGPLPDPFPIGAVIDRAVAMGLEIWGTPKGNKIVELLFRLAEIFGDRFTVEQIDRLIWRDETYSRTGINVLSRLYRYFPKHISQLKLPERYAGKKNPCPAFFCTLQEAFPNVSELGLQEAAREFRAFGFRLATTEEYDVLDKLMNRGPSALLDYLYPV, from the coding sequence ATGGCTAAGACGAGAAGTCAGCAACAAGCCGTTGGTGCAAAAGCCGAGGCTTCGGCTGTTTGGGTGGCTGAGGCGTCCGAAAACTGGATAGTGCGCCACCAGGTGCAGCATGATTTTGGGATGGATATTGAACTCGAGTTAGCGATTCCAGCGGTCGCCGGAGAACTCATCAAGCTGCAGGTCAAATCCACCACAACTGCCACTCAAAAGCAGGGCCGGGTGGCCTGCCAACTTCCCAAGGACCTCGTTCACATCGGTGAAAATCTTCGTATTCCGCTAGTCCTGGTCTGGATGGACCGCAGTAAGGAGCGCGCCTGGTATCTCTGGGTTCAACGTTGGTGGCTTTCGCAGCGGCAGGAAGGCGTCCGCTTTCAGGATCTTCCCGAATCCATTACCGTATGGATCCCGTCAGCGCACGATTTTCGTCGCGGGCTGACGGGCGAACTACAGCAAATGGCGCGCGGCGAAACCCATGAACAACTGGTTTTGAGTCTCTCGGATACCGTCCGCGCCGCATCCCGGCAGGATAACGCGAAGATGCTGACCACCCTGACGGATCTCTTGGTGGAAGTCGGACCCTTGCCCGATCCTTTTCCAATCGGGGCTGTGATCGACCGGGCTGTCGCCATGGGCTTGGAGATTTGGGGCACACCCAAGGGCAACAAGATCGTCGAACTACTGTTCCGGTTGGCCGAAATCTTTGGAGATCGCTTCACCGTCGAGCAAATTGACCGGCTTATCTGGCGGGATGAAACCTATTCTCGGACTGGAATCAATGTTTTGAGCCGGCTCTATCGTTACTTCCCGAAGCACATTTCTCAGCTCAAGCTACCGGAGCGATACGCCGGGAAGAAGAATCCATGCCCGGCCTTTTTTTGCACATTGCAGGAGGCTTTCCCCAACGTGAGTGAGCTGGGGCTGCAGGAAGCCGCTCGCGAATTCCGGGCCTTTGGCTTTCGCCTGGCCACCACGGAGGAATACGATGTGTTGGACAAACTTATGAATCGGGGCCCGTCGGCGCTCCTTGACTACCTGTATCCGGTCTGA
- a CDS encoding DNA polymerase Y family protein yields the protein MPLRYLTLDFNSFFASVEQQERPELRGRPVGIVPVMAETTGCVAISLEAKAAGLTRNARVSDARQLCPGIVIVEARPETYIQYHRALAAVIKTHVPETKMQSIDEMTARLHAFLNRTQAEQLAREIKADIARQVGPLLRSSIGIAPTWLLAKVASDMQKPDGLVILDDEDIPGKLLHLKPGDIAGIGPNIQRRLEEHGITTMAQLYAANVHEFRGIWGGVRGEQVWRLLHGEDLDYFEQREGQTIGHGQVLPPAKRNHADALAGLHRLLQKAAMRLRHSQYFAGALHVSVDYADEAHWSDEMQLTETQDTLRLTHALNEICRRRPEKFNRRKPLRIGVHLTALIDTKLHTPDLFEERTEQTRGKLFEAVDHLNKVLGKNTVYLGGAHGATKDAPMRIAFTRIPEPEIEEIDRSYEGRLKKKTPPPKEPEVW from the coding sequence GTGCCGCTGCGCTACCTCACCCTCGATTTCAATTCCTTCTTCGCTTCGGTGGAGCAGCAGGAACGGCCGGAGCTCCGCGGCCGGCCGGTCGGCATCGTGCCGGTGATGGCCGAGACGACCGGTTGCGTGGCGATCAGCCTCGAGGCCAAGGCCGCGGGCCTCACCCGCAACGCCCGCGTGTCCGACGCCCGCCAGCTCTGTCCCGGCATCGTCATCGTCGAGGCCCGCCCCGAAACCTACATTCAGTACCACCGGGCCCTCGCGGCGGTCATCAAGACCCACGTCCCCGAGACCAAGATGCAGTCGATCGACGAAATGACCGCCCGGCTGCACGCATTCCTGAACCGCACGCAGGCGGAGCAACTGGCCCGGGAGATCAAGGCCGACATCGCGCGCCAAGTCGGTCCCCTCCTCCGCAGTTCCATCGGCATCGCCCCGACCTGGCTGCTCGCCAAGGTGGCCTCGGACATGCAGAAACCCGACGGGCTCGTAATCCTCGATGACGAGGATATCCCCGGGAAGCTCCTGCACCTGAAGCCGGGTGACATCGCCGGCATCGGCCCCAACATCCAGCGTCGCCTCGAGGAACATGGCATCACCACCATGGCGCAGCTTTATGCCGCCAACGTGCACGAATTCCGCGGCATCTGGGGCGGCGTCCGCGGCGAGCAGGTCTGGCGCCTCCTGCATGGCGAGGATCTCGACTACTTCGAGCAGCGGGAAGGCCAGACCATCGGCCACGGCCAGGTGCTGCCTCCGGCCAAACGCAACCACGCCGACGCCCTCGCCGGACTGCACCGCCTGCTGCAGAAGGCCGCGATGCGGCTGCGCCATTCCCAGTATTTTGCCGGGGCGCTGCACGTGTCGGTCGACTACGCCGACGAGGCCCACTGGTCGGACGAGATGCAGCTGACCGAGACCCAGGACACGCTGCGCCTGACGCACGCGCTCAACGAGATCTGTCGCCGGCGCCCGGAGAAATTCAACCGCCGCAAGCCACTGCGCATCGGCGTGCACCTCACCGCGCTCATCGACACCAAGCTGCACACCCCGGACCTGTTCGAGGAGCGGACGGAGCAGACGCGTGGCAAGCTCTTCGAGGCGGTGGATCACCTCAACAAGGTCCTCGGCAAGAACACCGTTTACTTGGGTGGCGCCCACGGTGCCACGAAGGACGCCCCGATGCGAATTGCGTTCACGCGCATCCCCGAGCCCGAGATCGAGGAGATCGACCGCAGCTACGAGGGACGCCTGAAAAAGAAAACACCCCCGCCGAAGGAGCCGGAGGTGTGGTGA